Proteins encoded within one genomic window of Neodiprion fabricii isolate iyNeoFabr1 chromosome 6, iyNeoFabr1.1, whole genome shotgun sequence:
- the LOC124184941 gene encoding putative odorant receptor 92a isoform X3 has translation MFGKACVAELEHFVATASRRERQLLQHYVDRCISVHYFMLFCIVSTIFGFSSVPIFLPQPYPTHATYPFKVETDLLKNMIRAFQILAIVQTALFVSIDAQFSTLIWFTGARFELLSEELRKVSDVAQIHACVRKHQNVLRFAEDVNLLTRFVVSGVGISTAIGTICGGIQLLQDATAMVKARFVSFVMVGALELFTYAWPAEHLVKISEGVGYSAYSARWTGQKPEMTNLLFIIMQRARKPASISVSGFIPMLSLDFYKSFLSTSFSYFTTLRATTMANTS, from the exons GCGTGTGTTGCGGAATTGGAACACTTTGTGGCAACAGCGAGTCGGCGGGAACGGCAACTCCTGCAGCATTACGTAGACAGGTGTATTTCGGTTCATTACTTCATGTTGTTCTGCATCGTATCTACAATCTTTGGCTTCAGCAGTGTGCCTATATTTCTTCCCCAGCCATACCCAACGCACGCGACATATCCTTTCAAAGTCGAAACAGATTTGCTGAAAAACATGATACGCGCTTTTCAAATATTAGCTATTGTCCAGACTGCGCTTTTCGTATCAATAGATGCTCAATTTTCAACTCTCATCTGGTTCACCGGTGCTCGTTTCGAACTTTTATCGGAGGAACTGCGGAAGGTTTCCGATGTAGCACAAATTCACGCATGTGTCAGGAAACATCAAAATGTGTTACG ATTCGCAGAAGATGTAAATTTACTCACACGTTTTGTTGTCAGCGGTGTTGGAATCAGTACGGCCATCGGGACAATTTGTGGTGGCATACAGTTGCTTCAG GATGCAACGGCGATGGTCAAGGCACGATTCGTTAGTTTCGTAATGGTTGGTGCTCTGGAACTCTTCACGTACGCTTGGCCAGCTGAACATTTGGTAAAAATT AGTGAAGGCGTCGGCTACTCCGCATACAGTGCAAGATGGACAGGCCAAAAGCCCGAAATGACGAATCTCCTCTTCATCATCATGCAGAGAGCCAGGAAACCAGCATCGATTTCTGTCAGTGGATTTATTCCAATGCTATCTCTAGACTTTTATAAATCG TTCTTGTCAACATCGTTTTCCTATTTCACCACGCTACGAGCGACGACTATGGCGAACACATCTTAA
- the LOC124184941 gene encoding putative odorant receptor 92a isoform X2: MFGKVKLETAVRFTVMCTRLSACLAPSTSASSLEIIRHKVYWWIALCISLSFSLPIMYDLYLNRDDVNNIMLNMAELCPICTTTVKLFLCKYNERKLQACVAELEHFVATASRRERQLLQHYVDRCISVHYFMLFCIVSTIFGFSSVPIFLPQPYPTHATYPFKVETDLLKNMIRAFQILAIVQTALFVSIDAQFSTLIWFTGARFELLSEELRKVSDVAQIHACVRKHQNVLRFAEDVNLLTRFVVSGVGISTAIGTICGGIQLLQDATAMVKARFVSFVMVGALELFTYAWPAEHLSEGVGYSAYSARWTGQKPEMTNLLFIIMQRARKPASISVSGFIPMLSLDFYKSFLSTSFSYFTTLRATTMANTS, from the exons TCGACACAAAGTCTACTGGTGGATTGCCCTCTGCATTTCATTATCATTCAGTTTACCAATAATGTACGATCTTTATTTGAATCGCGATGACGTGAATAACATCATGTTGAACATGGCCGAATTGTGTCCGATTTGTACGACGACCGTAAAATTGTTCCTATGCAAATACAACGAACGAAAACTACAG GCGTGTGTTGCGGAATTGGAACACTTTGTGGCAACAGCGAGTCGGCGGGAACGGCAACTCCTGCAGCATTACGTAGACAGGTGTATTTCGGTTCATTACTTCATGTTGTTCTGCATCGTATCTACAATCTTTGGCTTCAGCAGTGTGCCTATATTTCTTCCCCAGCCATACCCAACGCACGCGACATATCCTTTCAAAGTCGAAACAGATTTGCTGAAAAACATGATACGCGCTTTTCAAATATTAGCTATTGTCCAGACTGCGCTTTTCGTATCAATAGATGCTCAATTTTCAACTCTCATCTGGTTCACCGGTGCTCGTTTCGAACTTTTATCGGAGGAACTGCGGAAGGTTTCCGATGTAGCACAAATTCACGCATGTGTCAGGAAACATCAAAATGTGTTACG ATTCGCAGAAGATGTAAATTTACTCACACGTTTTGTTGTCAGCGGTGTTGGAATCAGTACGGCCATCGGGACAATTTGTGGTGGCATACAGTTGCTTCAG GATGCAACGGCGATGGTCAAGGCACGATTCGTTAGTTTCGTAATGGTTGGTGCTCTGGAACTCTTCACGTACGCTTGGCCAGCTGAACATTTG AGTGAAGGCGTCGGCTACTCCGCATACAGTGCAAGATGGACAGGCCAAAAGCCCGAAATGACGAATCTCCTCTTCATCATCATGCAGAGAGCCAGGAAACCAGCATCGATTTCTGTCAGTGGATTTATTCCAATGCTATCTCTAGACTTTTATAAATCG TTCTTGTCAACATCGTTTTCCTATTTCACCACGCTACGAGCGACGACTATGGCGAACACATCTTAA
- the LOC124184941 gene encoding putative odorant receptor 92a isoform X1: MFGKVKLETAVRFTVMCTRLSACLAPSTSASSLEIIRHKVYWWIALCISLSFSLPIMYDLYLNRDDVNNIMLNMAELCPICTTTVKLFLCKYNERKLQACVAELEHFVATASRRERQLLQHYVDRCISVHYFMLFCIVSTIFGFSSVPIFLPQPYPTHATYPFKVETDLLKNMIRAFQILAIVQTALFVSIDAQFSTLIWFTGARFELLSEELRKVSDVAQIHACVRKHQNVLRFAEDVNLLTRFVVSGVGISTAIGTICGGIQLLQDATAMVKARFVSFVMVGALELFTYAWPAEHLVKISEGVGYSAYSARWTGQKPEMTNLLFIIMQRARKPASISVSGFIPMLSLDFYKSFLSTSFSYFTTLRATTMANTS; encoded by the exons TCGACACAAAGTCTACTGGTGGATTGCCCTCTGCATTTCATTATCATTCAGTTTACCAATAATGTACGATCTTTATTTGAATCGCGATGACGTGAATAACATCATGTTGAACATGGCCGAATTGTGTCCGATTTGTACGACGACCGTAAAATTGTTCCTATGCAAATACAACGAACGAAAACTACAG GCGTGTGTTGCGGAATTGGAACACTTTGTGGCAACAGCGAGTCGGCGGGAACGGCAACTCCTGCAGCATTACGTAGACAGGTGTATTTCGGTTCATTACTTCATGTTGTTCTGCATCGTATCTACAATCTTTGGCTTCAGCAGTGTGCCTATATTTCTTCCCCAGCCATACCCAACGCACGCGACATATCCTTTCAAAGTCGAAACAGATTTGCTGAAAAACATGATACGCGCTTTTCAAATATTAGCTATTGTCCAGACTGCGCTTTTCGTATCAATAGATGCTCAATTTTCAACTCTCATCTGGTTCACCGGTGCTCGTTTCGAACTTTTATCGGAGGAACTGCGGAAGGTTTCCGATGTAGCACAAATTCACGCATGTGTCAGGAAACATCAAAATGTGTTACG ATTCGCAGAAGATGTAAATTTACTCACACGTTTTGTTGTCAGCGGTGTTGGAATCAGTACGGCCATCGGGACAATTTGTGGTGGCATACAGTTGCTTCAG GATGCAACGGCGATGGTCAAGGCACGATTCGTTAGTTTCGTAATGGTTGGTGCTCTGGAACTCTTCACGTACGCTTGGCCAGCTGAACATTTGGTAAAAATT AGTGAAGGCGTCGGCTACTCCGCATACAGTGCAAGATGGACAGGCCAAAAGCCCGAAATGACGAATCTCCTCTTCATCATCATGCAGAGAGCCAGGAAACCAGCATCGATTTCTGTCAGTGGATTTATTCCAATGCTATCTCTAGACTTTTATAAATCG TTCTTGTCAACATCGTTTTCCTATTTCACCACGCTACGAGCGACGACTATGGCGAACACATCTTAA